One window of Pyxicephalus adspersus chromosome 4, UCB_Pads_2.0, whole genome shotgun sequence genomic DNA carries:
- the SERTAD4 gene encoding SERTA domain-containing protein 4: MTVVLSMNRFCSPITSEGATDIADYRSVWESQDSSDTSPTSLHAQHQEYAICDPSTESHYRGVSHPKTASKNTHFKRKYIEEDYHLRLSSCSHKNVSIFEERAHVLYMSLEKLKFIDDPEVFLRRSVLINNLMKRIHGEILLQNNWCFSACTLGSTSAQEWFVPQDCPYRKRLRIAKDDSSLQTCCFYQECGSHYLNIPFTVNANGGHAAAPSLSSSNLSLPGCSHHLDYNSADVASYRNSIQGPSCGGFVTNARLPHKLNLHEDETAEEKRGSLSLSCDSANGSGAFERRGRIYDFLATGCSEKSSISEPWKKSLRKKEVSPGNKLCCNKGNKM, encoded by the exons ATGACTGTGGTTCTGTCCATGAACAGATTCTGCAGCCCCATTACCTCTGAGGGTGCTACTGACATTGCAGATTATAGGAGTGTGTGGGAGTCCCAGGACAGCTCAGACACATCCCCCACCTCTCTCCATGCCCAGCACCAGGAGTACGCAATATGTGACCCTTCTACAG AGTCACATTACAGGGGAGTTTCACATCCAAAAACTGCATCCAAGAATACACActttaaaaggaaatatatagaAGAGGATTATCATCTGCGGCTCAGCAGCTGTAGTCATAAA AATGTATCCATCTTTGAGGAAAGGGCCCATGTTCTCTACATGTCCCTGGAGAAATTAAAATTCATCGATGATCCAGAAGTATTCCTGAGAAGGTCGGTCCTCATCAACAACTTGATGAAAAGAATTCACGGAGAGATCTTACTACAGAACAACTGGTGTTTCTCAGCCTGCACTCTGGGATCAACGTCAGCACAGGAGTGGTTTGTGCCCCAAGACTGCCCCTACCGCAAACGCCTTCGTATTGCCAAGGATGACAGTAGCCTTCAGACATGTTGTTTTTACCAGGAATGCGGGAGCCATTATCTAAACATCCCTTTCACTGTTAATGCAAACGGAGGGCATGCTGCGGCACCTTCGCTATCCAGCAGTAACCTGTCCTTGCCAGGATGCTCTCACCACTTGGATTACAACTCGGCAGATGTTGCCTCCTACAGGAACAGCATCCAGGGGCCTTCATGCGGGGGTTTTGTGACAAATGCTAGACTTCCCCATAAACTAAACTTGCACGAGGACGAAACAGCAGAGGAAAAACGAGGTTCTCTCAGCTTAAGCTGCGATAGCGCAAATGGAAGTGGGGCTTTTGAACGCAGAGGTCGCATTTATGATTTTTTGGCAACTGGTTGCAGCGAAAAGTCTAGCATAAGTGAACCATGGAAAAAATCTCTGCGGAAGAAAGAGGTTTCTCCAGGCAATAAACTCTGCTGTAATAAAGGGAACAAAATGtga